The following are from one region of the Streptomyces fradiae genome:
- a CDS encoding chaplin — MKCKKAAVAVAGLLMALGAAAPAMADSHAEGFAVGSPGVLSGNVIQAPIHIPINVCGNSVNIIGLFNPAFGNVCVNR, encoded by the coding sequence ATGAAGTGCAAGAAGGCCGCGGTCGCCGTTGCCGGTCTGCTCATGGCCCTGGGTGCCGCCGCTCCCGCGATGGCCGACTCGCACGCCGAGGGCTTCGCCGTCGGCTCGCCCGGCGTCCTGTCCGGCAACGTGATCCAGGCGCCGATCCACATCCCGATCAACGTCTGCGGCAACAGCGTGAACATCATCGGCCTGTTCAACCCGGCCTTCGGCAACGTCTGCGTCAACCGCTGA
- a CDS encoding FAD-dependent oxidoreductase, with product MYDLVIVGAGPYGLSVAAHAAAHGLDLRIFGRTMESWHAMPSGMYLKSEPWASHLSDPEGVYGLDAYAATRGVRAEHGVPLPVGFFAAYGDWFARQAVPALDERLVTTVAAETGGGGYAVTAEDGETVRARTVALAVGVLPFMEIPGPLRGLPRRYVTHSSHHGELDGFAGKDVTVIGAGQAALETAAILAEQGAAHVRVLARSDRLNWNTVPPALDRGPWRSLRAPHTGLGCGWQNKLYADTPGIFRRLPAATRERIFDSALGPAGAWWLRERFAEVKDVRLGRWVSCATVTADDRLRLDVTGPDGAAEVVETDHVIAATGFVPSLDRADVLAPELRDGLRRVGAGGSGAGGAGGAPEVGALFESSRPGLFLAGLLTAPSYGPSMRFVFGADYTAGRLVKGVRQRLRAGAGRGDGVLGRPRTGEERVTAPAS from the coding sequence ATGTACGACCTGGTGATTGTGGGAGCGGGCCCCTACGGGCTCTCCGTCGCCGCCCACGCGGCGGCGCACGGCCTGGACCTGCGGATCTTCGGCCGCACGATGGAGTCCTGGCACGCCATGCCCTCGGGGATGTACCTGAAGTCCGAGCCGTGGGCCTCCCATCTCTCCGACCCGGAGGGGGTCTACGGGCTCGACGCCTACGCGGCCACCCGGGGCGTGCGCGCCGAGCACGGGGTGCCGCTGCCGGTCGGCTTCTTCGCCGCGTACGGCGACTGGTTCGCCCGGCAGGCCGTGCCCGCGCTCGACGAGCGCCTGGTCACCACGGTGGCGGCGGAGACGGGCGGCGGCGGGTACGCGGTGACCGCCGAGGACGGCGAGACGGTCCGGGCCCGGACGGTGGCGCTGGCGGTGGGCGTGCTGCCCTTCATGGAGATCCCCGGGCCGCTGCGCGGGCTGCCCCGGCGTTACGTCACCCACTCCAGCCACCACGGCGAGCTGGACGGCTTCGCCGGCAAGGACGTCACCGTGATCGGGGCCGGGCAGGCCGCCCTGGAGACCGCGGCGATCCTCGCCGAACAGGGCGCCGCGCACGTACGGGTCCTGGCCCGCTCCGACCGGCTGAACTGGAACACCGTGCCGCCGGCGCTCGACCGCGGGCCCTGGCGTTCGCTGCGCGCTCCGCACACCGGGCTCGGCTGCGGCTGGCAGAACAAGCTGTACGCGGACACCCCGGGGATCTTCCGGCGGCTGCCCGCCGCCACCCGCGAGCGGATCTTCGACTCGGCGCTCGGGCCGGCCGGCGCCTGGTGGCTGCGCGAGCGGTTCGCCGAGGTGAAGGACGTGCGGCTGGGGCGGTGGGTGAGCTGCGCGACGGTCACGGCGGACGACCGGCTGCGGCTCGACGTGACCGGCCCGGACGGGGCCGCGGAGGTCGTGGAGACCGACCATGTCATCGCGGCGACCGGCTTCGTGCCCAGCCTGGACCGGGCCGACGTGCTCGCGCCCGAACTGCGCGACGGGCTGCGCCGGGTGGGTGCCGGTGGGTCGGGCGCGGGCGGGGCGGGCGGGGCGCCGGAGGTGGGCGCGCTGTTCGAGTCGTCCCGGCCGGGCCTGTTCCTCGCCGGACTGCTCACGGCTCCCTCGTACGGGCCGTCGATGCGCTTCGTGTTCGGCGCGGACTACACGGCGGGGCGCCTGGTGAAGGGCGTACGGCAGCGGCTGCGGGCCGGTGCCGGGCGGGGCGACGGGGTCCTCGGGCGTCCCCGTACGGGCGAGGAGCGGGTGACCGCCCCGGCGTCCTGA
- a CDS encoding ATP-grasp domain-containing protein yields the protein MPSFDTRVPAVLVRLDANPFHHGTLGAVRSLGRAGIAVHAVVESPDSPVVRSRYLRGAHRRPDEPSPAELTRLLHRIADGLPPDADRTDGTSPPALLVPLDDITALLLAECRPELGGRFLLPDQSPEQLARVADKAQLAETCRALGLPHPRTELPTGADEAAAMAWSLGLPVIAKWSRPWLLPAGGGLRSTTILGSLAEVRELYARTPQAGSRLLLQELLPAGRDLDWFFHGYVDSAGGCATGATGRKERSWPDGAGLTAVGRWTANPAVDTAARELLGALGYRGVCDLDFRLDRGTGAYHLLDFNPRPGAQFRLFADRDGLDVVRAMHLDLTGRPVPAHLPSYGRRFVVENYAALSYLVSPRRRYAPEPAGPVGTGGGREAAWFAADDLRPALAMLRAWLAHALRKALPALRRLLRGGPGILRRPARVPPQPSARTSSTGRVTRR from the coding sequence GTGCCGAGTTTTGACACCCGTGTCCCCGCGGTCCTTGTGCGGCTCGACGCGAACCCCTTTCACCACGGCACGCTCGGCGCCGTGCGCTCCCTGGGGCGAGCGGGCATCGCGGTCCACGCGGTGGTCGAGTCGCCGGACAGTCCGGTCGTCCGCTCCCGCTACCTCCGGGGCGCGCACCGCCGCCCCGACGAGCCCTCCCCCGCCGAGCTCACCCGGCTGCTGCACCGCATCGCGGACGGGCTCCCTCCCGATGCCGATCGGACCGACGGCACGTCACCTCCCGCGCTGCTCGTGCCCCTCGACGACATCACCGCGCTGCTTCTCGCCGAGTGCCGGCCCGAGCTGGGGGGCCGTTTCCTGCTGCCCGACCAGTCGCCCGAGCAGCTCGCCCGGGTCGCCGACAAGGCCCAGCTCGCCGAGACCTGCCGGGCCCTGGGCCTCCCCCACCCCCGTACCGAACTCCCCACCGGCGCCGACGAGGCCGCCGCCATGGCCTGGTCGCTCGGACTTCCGGTGATCGCCAAGTGGAGCCGCCCCTGGCTGCTGCCGGCCGGCGGCGGCCTGCGCAGCACCACGATCCTCGGCTCGCTCGCCGAGGTCCGCGAGCTCTACGCGCGCACCCCGCAGGCCGGCAGCCGGCTGCTGCTGCAGGAGCTGCTGCCGGCCGGGCGGGACCTCGACTGGTTCTTCCACGGGTACGTGGACTCCGCCGGCGGCTGCGCGACCGGCGCCACCGGCCGCAAGGAGCGCTCCTGGCCGGACGGAGCCGGGCTCACGGCGGTCGGCCGGTGGACCGCGAACCCGGCGGTCGACACGGCGGCCCGGGAGCTGCTCGGCGCGCTCGGCTACCGGGGCGTGTGCGACCTCGACTTCCGGCTGGACCGGGGCACCGGCGCGTACCACCTGCTCGACTTCAATCCGCGGCCCGGCGCCCAGTTCCGGCTGTTCGCCGACCGGGACGGGCTCGACGTGGTGCGGGCCATGCATCTGGACCTCACCGGCCGGCCGGTGCCGGCGCACCTGCCCTCGTACGGGCGCCGGTTCGTCGTCGAGAACTACGCCGCTCTGTCGTACCTGGTCTCGCCGCGCCGCCGGTACGCGCCCGAGCCGGCGGGTCCGGTCGGCACGGGCGGTGGCCGCGAGGCGGCCTGGTTCGCCGCCGACGACCTCCGGCCGGCCCTCGCGATGCTGCGGGCCTGGCTCGCGCACGCCCTGCGCAAGGCGCTGCCGGCGCTGCGCCGGCTGCTCCGGGGCGGGCCGGGCATCCTGCGGCGGCCGGCCCGCGTACCGCCGCAGCCCTCGGCCCGTACCTCCTCCACCGGCCGGGTGACCCGGCGGTGA
- a CDS encoding glycoside hydrolase family 26 protein has protein sequence MGAFLESGPVGVARIAQLQRWLGGHELRVGHTYLPGDLWSNIEGPPGFLDSWAAWRNERADRMFVLNVPMLERNEAGVSDYEVRRQLQLGAAGYYDEHFRTLARRLVDLRATDTVIVLGWEMNGTTYTSRCAPDPTAWKRYWNRIVGAMRSVPGQKFRFDFNPSRGRDAIPWTECYPGDDVVDVIGMDSYDQPPGSSFDEHVKEPYGLQAQVDFAAEHGKQISYPEWGLFRNGDNPAYMRQMLDWMKRHQPLYHTITDYCPHGVWQCDDNPQSSLVFRQMLYGVEPEVPTQPTEPTEPTQPTEPTEPTEPPEPTDPVEPTEPTQPTEPTEPTEPTEPTEPTDPVDPTVPVPKPEPKPEPKPEPKPEPKPEPKPEPKPEPKPEPKPEPKPEPKPEPKPEPKPEPKPEPKPEPKPEPKPEPKPEPKPEPAKPDCWKLDLGSWVESWIGGPVCVPKDTSWKDPLKEPATPAVPALPARPTVPTVPAVPAKPPAKPAGGWQDGLKIDWKGALNGIWPF, from the coding sequence ATGGGAGCGTTCCTCGAATCGGGACCTGTCGGAGTCGCCCGCATCGCCCAGCTGCAGCGCTGGCTCGGCGGGCACGAACTCCGGGTCGGGCACACCTACCTGCCCGGCGACCTCTGGTCGAACATCGAGGGCCCGCCCGGCTTTCTCGACTCCTGGGCGGCCTGGCGCAACGAGCGTGCCGACCGGATGTTCGTCCTCAACGTCCCCATGCTGGAGCGCAACGAGGCCGGCGTCTCCGACTACGAGGTCCGCCGCCAGCTCCAGTTGGGTGCCGCGGGCTACTACGACGAGCACTTCCGCACCCTCGCCCGGCGCCTGGTCGACCTCCGGGCCACGGACACCGTGATCGTGCTCGGCTGGGAGATGAACGGCACGACCTACACCAGCCGGTGCGCGCCGGACCCGACGGCCTGGAAGCGGTACTGGAACCGGATCGTCGGGGCGATGCGTTCCGTGCCGGGCCAGAAGTTCCGCTTCGACTTCAACCCGAGCCGCGGCCGTGACGCGATTCCGTGGACCGAGTGCTATCCCGGGGACGACGTCGTCGACGTCATCGGCATGGACTCCTACGACCAGCCGCCGGGCTCCAGTTTCGACGAACACGTCAAGGAGCCGTACGGGCTCCAGGCGCAGGTCGATTTCGCGGCCGAGCACGGAAAGCAGATCTCCTATCCGGAATGGGGCCTGTTCCGGAACGGAGACAACCCCGCGTACATGCGACAGATGCTGGACTGGATGAAACGGCATCAGCCGCTGTACCACACGATCACCGATTACTGCCCGCACGGCGTCTGGCAGTGCGACGACAATCCGCAGTCGTCGCTGGTGTTCCGTCAGATGCTGTACGGGGTGGAGCCGGAGGTCCCGACTCAGCCGACGGAGCCGACGGAGCCGACTCAGCCCACGGAGCCGACGGAGCCGACCGAGCCGCCTGAGCCCACGGACCCGGTGGAGCCCACGGAGCCGACTCAGCCCACGGAGCCGACTGAGCCCACGGAGCCGACTGAGCCGACTGAGCCCACGGACCCGGTGGACCCGACGGTGCCGGTCCCGAAGCCGGAGCCGAAGCCGGAACCCAAGCCTGAGCCGAAGCCGGAACCCAAGCCCGAGCCCAAGCCGGAACCGAAGCCGGAACCCAAGCCCGAGCCGAAGCCCGAGCCCAAGCCGGAACCCAAGCCCGAGCCGAAGCCGGAGCCCAAGCCGGAACCGAAGCCCGAGCCGAAGCCGGAACCGAAGCCCGAGCCCAAGCCCGAGCCGAAGCCGGAACCCAAGCCCGAACCCGCCAAGCCCGACTGCTGGAAGCTGGACCTCGGTTCGTGGGTGGAGAGCTGGATCGGCGGGCCGGTCTGCGTCCCGAAGGACACCTCCTGGAAGGACCCCCTGAAGGAGCCCGCCACGCCCGCCGTGCCAGCCCTGCCCGCCAGGCCCACGGTGCCCACCGTGCCCGCGGTTCCCGCCAAGCCGCCGGCGAAGCCGGCCGGCGGCTGGCAGGACGGGCTGAAGATCGACTGGAAGGGAGCCCTGAACGGGATCTGGCCGTTCTGA
- a CDS encoding GNAT family N-acetyltransferase, whose amino-acid sequence MNGRSFLTEIIRDCAEFERLGPEWTALYGRCATATPFQSYAWLHSWWVSYGRPGDLRVVLVRRADGTPVGAAALMRAPGPLPALAPLGGAITDFTDVLLDDSCPEAAPALAGALARAARGTVIDLREVRPGAAAERVYEAWRGPRRRLADSLCLELPAVPMEALLERIPSGKAQRVRAKLRKMDALGIDERIVPAAEVPGALERLLRLHRLQWQGRGVTAEHTSERFAQHLARAVRPMVERGDAMVTEFRLGGDVVCADLTLMSPRLAGGYLYGADPELRARKVDVAAMLLRHGARETSASGRATLSMLRGTEPYKHHWRPETVPNQRLMLAGPGAAPLLWLRAGAANGRRWAAGQVREREWLGRAVGRLRGTPDGGGG is encoded by the coding sequence GTGAACGGCAGATCCTTCCTGACCGAGATCATCCGGGACTGCGCCGAGTTCGAGCGGCTCGGCCCCGAGTGGACGGCGCTGTACGGGCGGTGCGCCACGGCGACGCCGTTCCAGTCGTACGCGTGGCTGCACTCCTGGTGGGTGTCGTACGGGCGCCCCGGCGACCTGCGCGTCGTCCTGGTGCGGCGGGCCGACGGCACCCCGGTCGGCGCGGCGGCGCTGATGCGGGCGCCCGGCCCGCTGCCCGCGCTCGCCCCGCTCGGCGGCGCGATCACCGACTTCACCGACGTGCTCCTCGACGACTCCTGCCCGGAGGCGGCGCCCGCGCTCGCCGGCGCGCTGGCCCGGGCGGCCCGCGGCACGGTGATCGACCTGCGCGAGGTACGGCCCGGGGCCGCGGCCGAGCGGGTCTACGAGGCCTGGCGCGGCCCCCGCCGCCGGCTCGCCGACTCGCTCTGCCTGGAGCTGCCCGCCGTCCCCATGGAGGCCCTGCTCGAACGCATCCCCTCCGGGAAGGCCCAGCGGGTACGGGCCAAGCTGCGCAAGATGGACGCGCTCGGCATCGACGAGCGGATCGTGCCCGCGGCCGAGGTCCCCGGCGCCCTGGAGCGGCTGCTCCGGCTGCACCGGCTCCAGTGGCAGGGCCGGGGCGTGACCGCCGAGCACACCAGCGAGCGGTTCGCCCAGCACCTGGCGCGGGCGGTCCGCCCGATGGTCGAGCGCGGCGACGCCATGGTCACCGAGTTCCGGCTCGGCGGCGACGTGGTCTGCGCGGACCTGACCCTGATGTCGCCGCGCCTCGCGGGCGGTTACCTGTACGGGGCGGACCCCGAGCTGCGCGCCCGCAAGGTCGACGTGGCCGCGATGCTGCTGCGGCACGGGGCGCGCGAGACCAGCGCGAGCGGCCGGGCCACCCTGAGCATGCTGCGCGGCACCGAACCGTACAAGCACCACTGGCGGCCCGAGACCGTGCCCAACCAGCGCCTGATGCTGGCCGGGCCGGGCGCCGCGCCGCTGCTCTGGCTGCGCGCGGGCGCCGCGAACGGGCGGCGCTGGGCGGCCGGTCAGGTGCGCGAGCGGGAGTGGTTGGGGCGCGCGGTCGGACGGCTTCGCGGAACGCCGGACGGCGGCGGAGGATGA
- a CDS encoding lipopolysaccharide biosynthesis protein, protein MTTTPPRSSLLTPARWMVLPAAVLAGAVLGGGYGALKTPEYAATSYVIVVPGEKSDPSAALGFAQAYGRVATDIAVTGDAQVWAGVSADTLRQSVQASTSPDAPMISITARSAKPATAVSMADGVARALVTNSTHVAANTGVKVVQFSRATKPQQPVSPSAPLSALVGGCAGGLLGGLALLVRPKRTARAEARHSRQPAAAAATGSAAQVPGPAGAAAQQPEPEAV, encoded by the coding sequence ATGACCACCACCCCGCCACGTTCCTCCCTGCTCACCCCCGCCCGCTGGATGGTGCTGCCGGCCGCCGTGCTCGCCGGCGCGGTCCTCGGCGGCGGCTACGGCGCCCTGAAGACCCCCGAGTACGCGGCGACCAGCTACGTCATCGTCGTCCCCGGCGAGAAGTCCGACCCGTCCGCCGCGCTCGGCTTCGCCCAGGCGTACGGGCGGGTCGCCACGGACATCGCGGTGACCGGCGACGCCCAGGTGTGGGCGGGCGTCTCCGCGGACACGCTGCGGCAGAGCGTGCAGGCGTCGACCTCCCCGGACGCCCCGATGATCTCGATCACGGCCCGGTCGGCGAAGCCGGCGACGGCGGTGTCGATGGCCGACGGCGTGGCCCGCGCGCTCGTCACCAACAGCACGCACGTCGCCGCCAACACCGGCGTCAAGGTCGTCCAGTTCTCCCGCGCGACCAAGCCGCAGCAGCCGGTCTCGCCGTCGGCGCCGCTGTCCGCCCTGGTCGGCGGCTGCGCGGGCGGGCTGCTCGGCGGCCTCGCCCTGCTCGTACGTCCGAAGCGCACGGCCCGCGCCGAGGCCCGGCACTCCCGGCAGCCGGCCGCGGCCGCGGCCACGGGCAGCGCGGCGCAGGTGCCGGGTCCGGCGGGCGCCGCCGCGCAGCAGCCGGAACCGGAGGCGGTGTGA
- a CDS encoding glycosyltransferase produces the protein MKVLHVITGLGIGGAEQQLRLLLRHLPVRSRVVTLTNPGAVADGIEADGTPVTHLGMTGNRDVGALPRLTRLIRQGGYDLVHTHLYRACVYGRPAARLAGVRSVIATEHSLGDAQIEGRRLSAGTRALYLATERLGTSTVAVSPSVARRLARWGVPPARIHVVPNGIETTRFAHDPTARARTRAALGLPADAFVVGGVGRLTPGKHFDRLLRAVAALPDAHLLLVGDGPERAKLLRLAAECRAADRVLLTGAVPDPPEGPGERPDLPSLLAAMDVFVSASPDETFGLAVVEALAAGLPALYVACPAIEDLPPEAAPGARRVGGAVPELAAALDEVLRERGGRLVPPEALRRYDIAHSAEQLLSLYHRAVRGPHPVK, from the coding sequence CTGAAGGTGCTGCACGTCATCACCGGCCTCGGCATCGGCGGCGCCGAGCAGCAGCTGCGGCTGCTGCTGCGCCATCTGCCGGTGCGGAGCCGGGTGGTGACCCTGACCAATCCGGGCGCGGTCGCCGACGGCATCGAGGCGGACGGCACCCCGGTCACCCACCTCGGCATGACCGGCAACCGCGACGTCGGCGCGCTCCCCCGGCTCACCCGGCTGATCCGCCAGGGCGGCTACGACCTGGTGCACACCCATCTCTACCGGGCCTGCGTGTACGGCCGGCCGGCGGCGCGGCTCGCCGGCGTGCGGTCCGTCATCGCGACCGAACACTCCCTCGGCGACGCCCAGATCGAGGGCCGGCGCCTGTCCGCCGGCACCCGCGCCCTGTATCTGGCGACGGAACGCCTCGGCACCTCCACGGTCGCCGTCTCCCCGAGCGTCGCCCGCCGCCTCGCCCGCTGGGGCGTCCCCCCGGCCCGTATCCACGTGGTCCCCAACGGCATCGAGACCACCCGCTTCGCCCACGACCCCACCGCCCGCGCCCGCACCCGCGCCGCTCTCGGCCTGCCCGCCGACGCCTTCGTGGTCGGCGGCGTAGGCCGCCTCACCCCCGGCAAGCACTTCGACCGTCTCCTCCGCGCGGTGGCCGCCCTCCCGGACGCCCACCTCCTCCTCGTCGGCGACGGCCCCGAACGCGCCAAGCTCCTGCGCCTCGCCGCGGAGTGCCGCGCGGCGGACCGGGTGCTGCTGACGGGCGCGGTGCCGGACCCGCCGGAGGGACCGGGTGAAAGGCCCGATCTGCCGTCGTTGCTCGCCGCGATGGACGTGTTCGTGTCCGCGTCGCCCGACGAGACCTTCGGGCTCGCCGTCGTCGAGGCGCTCGCGGCCGGGCTGCCCGCGCTGTATGTGGCGTGTCCGGCGATCGAGGACCTGCCGCCGGAGGCGGCGCCCGGAGCGCGGCGGGTCGGCGGGGCGGTGCCCGAGCTGGCCGCCGCGCTGGACGAGGTGCTGCGGGAGCGGGGCGGGCGGTTGGTGCCGCCGGAGGCCCTCCGCCGTTACGACATCGCGCACAGCGCCGAGCAGTTGCTGTCCCTCTACCACCGGGCCGTCCGCGGCCCCCACCCCGTGAAGTGA
- a CDS encoding polysaccharide deacetylase family protein, translated as MPAPAVLRRLLPKPPLWVAMYHSIADAPDDPYRVTVSPVRFARQLHWLGDRGLRGVSVRELLAATAAGRERGLVGLTFDDGYADFLESAVPLLRRHGFTATVYVLPGRLGGDNAWDAHGPRKPLLDEDGIRKAAAAGMEIGSHGLHHVSLTDADDATLAAETRHSRELIEDITGGPVDGFCYPYGTVDARVTRAVRKAGYAYGCAIDPGPLSGTYALPRVHVGEEDTSWRLTAKRVLHPLRRRRPADLIPAQSGPARSVLS; from the coding sequence ATGCCCGCCCCAGCTGTGCTGCGTCGTCTGCTGCCGAAGCCTCCCCTGTGGGTCGCGATGTACCACTCGATCGCGGACGCACCCGATGATCCGTACCGGGTGACCGTCTCCCCCGTGCGCTTCGCCCGCCAGCTGCACTGGCTCGGCGACCGGGGGCTGCGCGGGGTGTCCGTACGGGAGTTGCTCGCGGCGACCGCGGCGGGCCGCGAGCGCGGACTCGTCGGCCTGACCTTCGACGACGGCTACGCGGACTTCCTGGAGTCGGCGGTGCCGCTGCTGCGCCGGCACGGTTTCACGGCGACGGTGTACGTGCTGCCGGGGCGGCTCGGCGGCGACAACGCGTGGGACGCGCACGGGCCGCGCAAGCCGCTGCTCGACGAGGACGGCATCCGCAAGGCGGCCGCCGCCGGCATGGAGATCGGCTCGCACGGGCTGCACCACGTGTCGTTGACGGACGCCGACGACGCGACGCTCGCCGCCGAGACCCGGCACAGCCGGGAGCTGATCGAGGACATCACCGGCGGTCCGGTGGACGGCTTCTGCTACCCGTACGGGACGGTCGACGCCCGGGTCACGCGCGCGGTCCGCAAGGCGGGTTACGCGTACGGCTGCGCCATCGACCCGGGCCCGCTGTCCGGTACGTACGCGCTGCCGCGGGTGCACGTCGGCGAGGAGGACACCTCGTGGCGGCTCACCGCGAAGCGCGTCCTGCACCCGCTGCGGCGGCGCCGCCCCGCCGATCTGATCCCCGCGCAGAGCGGCCCGGCCCGGTCGGTCCTGTCATGA
- a CDS encoding lipid II flippase MurJ, which yields MPDSRSASRPPADTPAHGLDLGGAGAWAAGVPGGERAGAASGAHAPGDGVPGRAGGPGGRAASGSVGDWHGVGSLSAPGSERAGGTTGEHAAGAGVPGRAGGPGGRAVSGAVSDRTGAGTADGRAGSGVGGDGAWASETTLQLRLPYGRADRTPPLGPGDPWSLLAPEDPLCDLPAGGPGGDGVRGGGGPGRADTGPADPWAAGSGPDLLCGVEPRGAAATAEPGTEPGMGPGRPPRDPWDLAGATDGRTPAGGSRVVRRGPMVITSRSVPGEAARPPLLGGRPLGHGARPAGPPEEPSVRARHARRRTKWSPSGRFLLRAAAVTAVLTAVGAVLGLVRDQILAGYFGAGAETDAFLVAWTVPEFASTLLIEDAMALILVPAFSRALARRAGSLFGDPVRTLVRATLPRLVLGVAAASALLVFLAPWLVSALAPGLPDPQLAVDCTRLTATCVLSFALAGYCSAALRAHGSFLPPAAIYVAYNVGIIGTTLVLREPLGVRSAAAGVAVGGVLMVLVQAPSLLRELRSRPVPKTEPKPPAPGGGDNRLLVLGMIAPVVVFALTRQSQILIERFLASPLPAGAISHLNYAQKVAQMPMILSLMLCTVSFPVVARALASGDAEAARRRVERDLLLAAVVVLIGASTVIAAAPQIVGLLFERGAFDTGDTAATAAVMRVYALGLLGQTMVGALVRCYFSAVRPLWYPAAAMGAGLAATAVTGAGAAHLWGAAGIAGANAFGITLTAVMLLLGAHRQSVPVDVRRLGEGLLRLATAGAWATGAGWLCSVAIDPPLLSLTVAALVVVGVFLLFIACAAKAPEIPPLPRSRCRTLRPLRRTPHARPSCAASSAAEASPVGRDVPLDRGRTR from the coding sequence ATGCCTGACTCCCGGTCCGCCTCCCGGCCCCCGGCCGACACCCCCGCCCACGGCCTCGACCTGGGCGGGGCCGGGGCGTGGGCGGCCGGAGTGCCGGGCGGCGAGAGGGCGGGCGCGGCGAGCGGCGCGCACGCCCCGGGCGACGGTGTGCCCGGCCGCGCCGGGGGACCCGGCGGGCGGGCCGCCTCAGGCTCCGTGGGCGACTGGCACGGGGTCGGTTCGCTCTCGGCGCCGGGCAGCGAGAGGGCGGGCGGGACGACCGGCGAGCACGCCGCGGGCGCCGGTGTACCCGGCCGCGCCGGGGGACCCGGCGGGCGAGCCGTCTCCGGCGCCGTGAGCGACCGGACCGGGGCCGGGACGGCCGACGGGCGGGCCGGCTCCGGTGTCGGGGGCGACGGGGCGTGGGCGTCGGAGACCACGCTGCAGCTCCGCCTTCCCTACGGCCGCGCCGACCGCACTCCCCCGCTCGGGCCCGGCGACCCCTGGTCGCTGCTCGCGCCCGAGGACCCGCTGTGCGACCTGCCGGCCGGCGGGCCGGGCGGGGACGGCGTGCGGGGCGGCGGCGGGCCGGGGCGCGCGGACACGGGTCCCGCCGATCCGTGGGCGGCCGGCAGCGGCCCCGATCTGCTGTGCGGGGTGGAGCCGCGCGGCGCAGCCGCAACCGCCGAGCCGGGCACCGAGCCGGGCATGGGCCCCGGGCGGCCGCCGCGCGACCCGTGGGACCTCGCGGGCGCGACCGACGGCCGGACCCCGGCGGGTGGCAGCCGGGTGGTGCGGCGCGGCCCCATGGTCATCACCAGCCGTTCGGTGCCGGGCGAGGCGGCCCGGCCACCGCTGCTCGGCGGCCGGCCCCTCGGCCACGGCGCCCGGCCCGCCGGTCCGCCGGAGGAGCCGTCCGTCCGGGCCCGGCACGCCCGGCGGCGTACCAAGTGGTCGCCGTCGGGCCGCTTCCTGCTGCGGGCGGCGGCCGTGACGGCGGTGCTGACCGCCGTCGGCGCGGTGCTCGGCCTGGTCCGGGACCAGATCCTCGCCGGGTACTTCGGCGCGGGCGCCGAGACCGACGCGTTCCTGGTGGCCTGGACGGTGCCGGAGTTCGCGTCGACGCTGCTCATCGAGGACGCGATGGCGCTGATCCTGGTGCCGGCGTTCTCCCGGGCCCTCGCCCGCCGCGCCGGCAGCCTGTTCGGCGACCCCGTCCGTACCCTCGTACGCGCCACGCTCCCCCGGCTCGTCCTCGGCGTCGCCGCCGCCTCCGCGCTCCTCGTCTTCCTCGCGCCGTGGCTCGTCTCCGCGCTCGCGCCCGGTCTTCCGGACCCGCAGCTCGCGGTGGACTGCACCCGGCTCACGGCGACCTGCGTGCTGTCGTTCGCGCTCGCCGGGTACTGCTCGGCGGCGCTGCGCGCGCACGGCTCGTTCCTGCCGCCGGCGGCGATCTACGTCGCGTACAACGTCGGCATCATCGGGACCACGCTCGTCCTGCGCGAACCGCTCGGCGTGCGCTCCGCCGCCGCCGGGGTCGCGGTCGGCGGCGTCCTGATGGTGCTCGTCCAGGCGCCGTCGCTGCTGCGGGAGCTGCGCTCCCGGCCCGTCCCGAAGACCGAGCCGAAGCCCCCCGCCCCGGGCGGCGGCGACAACCGACTCCTCGTCCTCGGGATGATCGCCCCGGTCGTCGTCTTCGCGCTGACCCGGCAGTCGCAGATCCTCATCGAGCGCTTCCTCGCCTCGCCGCTCCCGGCCGGCGCGATCTCGCATCTGAACTACGCGCAGAAGGTCGCGCAGATGCCGATGATCCTCTCCCTGATGCTGTGCACGGTCAGCTTCCCCGTGGTCGCCCGGGCGCTCGCCTCCGGCGACGCGGAGGCGGCCCGCCGCCGGGTCGAGCGGGACCTGCTGCTCGCCGCCGTCGTCGTGCTGATCGGCGCGTCGACGGTGATCGCCGCCGCGCCGCAGATCGTCGGACTCCTCTTCGAACGCGGCGCGTTCGACACCGGCGACACCGCCGCCACCGCCGCCGTGATGCGGGTGTACGCGCTCGGGCTGCTCGGCCAGACGATGGTCGGCGCCCTGGTCCGCTGCTACTTCTCCGCGGTCCGCCCGCTCTGGTACCCGGCCGCCGCGATGGGCGCCGGGCTCGCCGCGACCGCCGTGACCGGCGCGGGCGCCGCGCACCTGTGGGGCGCCGCGGGCATCGCCGGCGCCAACGCCTTCGGCATCACCCTGACCGCCGTGATGCTGCTGCTCGGCGCGCACCGGCAGTCCGTGCCGGTCGACGTGCGCCGGCTCGGCGAGGGGCTGCTGCGGCTCGCCACGGCCGGCGCGTGGGCGACCGGCGCGGGCTGGCTGTGCTCGGTGGCGATCGACCCGCCGCTGCTGTCGCTCACCGTCGCCGCGCTCGTCGTCGTCGGCGTCTTCCTGCTGTTCATCGCGTGCGCCGCCAAGGCGCCCGAGATCCCGCCCCTGCCCCGCTCCCGCTGTCGAACCCTCCGACCCCTCCGAAGGACCCCCCATGCCCGCCCCAGCTGTGCTGCGTCGTCTGCTGCCGAAGCCTCCCCTGTGGGTCGCGATGTACCACTCGATCGCGGACGCACCCGATGA